In Zingiber officinale cultivar Zhangliang chromosome 1A, Zo_v1.1, whole genome shotgun sequence, the DNA window TATTACAAAACTAAGTACAATAGATTTATAATTAAAGTAGTACAActaaaagttatattgacaataGCAGTGTTGAATTAAGAGCTTCCGATTGTCGGAGTAGCGTTACGACTTCGTTGGATCGTCTTTGGAGCAGTGCACAGAAGAAAGATTACGAGGATGAGTTATATCCTACCATCTGCTCAAAGAGGACATTTATTGactgctgaaggcaccttcaaccccctTGAAGGAGCATCCAGCTCGGATCTTATCCCCACAGTTTCGGTCGTCGATAACAtctattttctatgaattttatctcttcgaaggcgccttcaagcgcatggaaggtgccttccatccggTATCCAAGGTGCCTTTAGGCGCTTCGAAGGCGCCTTCGCATTTCTTCCGCGCGAGCCTTCAGCCAAAGCagccgaggtgcctccaacatccctggaggcgcctcagacactgttcttTCGAGCATTTCTTTGTGCATCTCACTCCCTACAAGACATATTAGTCCAAATACAAAGTATATCCTGCAGAACACAGTTAGCATAATacaatatgaataataaattattcgATAACCTTCAGACTGTCCAGTTCAGACTTTCAGATTTtgcagaaatcctaggtcgaaccgatgcctactgttctctcaacggggaacatgtcctcacctaTTTCTCTCAAGAAAAATTACCTTTTATCAGACCGGTCATTTAGACCCACTGGACTTTTGTTTagcgtccgagacttcaggactcCATGCTGAACGTCCGTTTCATGATCCGTCCAGACTTTTACCTAATCTGTGACCACCAAAATTTTCACATAGGGTCCCCGACTCTAGAATTTCGTCCAAAGtgttcgacccgccaagacttcattgcctaaccgtAACTAGGACTTTTTATAATATAGGGTTATCATctctaggacctaggattacctctcCCTAGCATTTTTTACCTGTCtagaatccactaagactttcctATAATCTCAATAACACTTATTAgacaataaataaatttaactttaaactttttaCCATAATTAAAACACAAATTCAATGGTCTAATACTCTCCATCAATAATATCACATTTAGATTATTAAATTTGATATAGTTGATTTAAAAATGCTGTGATGATGCTCCATTAAATTGGATAACTgatgtcaatttttttttaaagaaaatttagccCCAACTTGTCACAACGAGCAGGGATTAATAAAATCTCTTCAACAGAACGTCACTCGATAGCTTAGGTGTCATTTGGTTTAGAGATTTGGGAATGAGGAAATGGATTCATTCCTAAATCTTATGTTTGATTGATggaaatggaatcaagattttggaatgaaacctaaAAACTTAGGTATGGATGATACCCACCTCCTCCCTTGGGTTTTcatggaatgagaataagaattaagttttgaacgaaaatacccttagtatatttgttcatttttatttcattttactctctctccttgtctctctcatcatactttctctctccttattttaaaatcatattgtctatctcaacatactttctcttttctcattatctctcatcacacattctctatcattttctctctgtattctctctcatcacttaCTCCCTctcattattttttctttcctcattctctcctcattttttattatactttctctctcatcatgttttctctctcctcaatttctcttatcatactctctctccatattttatctcatcacgctttctctctcttcattctctttcatcatactctctctcttcattctctctcatcacacattctctatcattttctctctgtattctctctcatcacacactctctctatctcattattttctctctcttcattctctcctcatttttttatcatactttatctgtcatcatactttctttctcctcaatctctcttaccatattttctctaataacactttctctctcttcattcttttccattcaactctctctcctcattttctctcattacactttctctttctttattttttcccatcatactttctctctcatcacattttcttatcatactttctctccttaatctctcatcacactttctctctattttttttcattactctttctctctcaacacactttctctctcatcatacttcttctcttctcttctcatgtcattttctctcatcacattttccctctcttcatttttttccaatCACACtgtctctctcatcacacttttctctcatcatatgtttctctcacattcaactttctattccatctaattttttctcttattttcctctaagggtaaaaaaagaaatttaggttcattccgattgaaaatattcaactaaccaaatattatttttaaaaatgatacccaaactcatactcattctcattccacaatattaTGATACCCATTATCATCTTAGGAGAAAATCAAACACCACTTTAATTTATGTCCATAAGCGAGATGAAACCAAATGAAACGCAtcgagacaaaaaaaaaaaacaaggaaatAAAAACGACAAGCAACCCAAGCGGAGAGGCGTGAGGACGGTGTTGTTGGGTTGGGCGATCGGATAACGGATGACGCCGAGGTGCTCTCCACCATTGGAACCCTAAACTGGCCAAGTTGCTTCCTCCAAGATCTTCGCTTCTTCCCCGCTCTCCTCCCTCCGCTCCCTCTCCTCCGCGCGGATGGACGTCTTTCGCGTGGGAATGTCGCCGGCCTTCGTCTCCGTGGCGTCGCCCTCCACCGCTTCTCTCTACGCCCGGCAGCCCCTCCTCTTTCGGGTGTCCGCTGCGCTGCCTCGATGCTCCTCCCGTCACTCGGGTCTGAACTCCTCAGTCGGTCGCCGCGCCGGCACTCCCTTCGCTGCTGCCCTGACGGCCTCCCCAGCCGGCGATGTCACCTCTGCTGAAGGTATAAGGCGGGTGTTGTCTCGCTTCTGCTTTCGAAACCTCTGGAGAATCGTTCGGTGCTACACCGGACTAACAATTGGTTTCGTGTTACCCGGTCATAGAGGACGCTTCTAAATTTCCTTTTAGAAGGATCTCCGGTTACTCTCTTGTTTCATTTTAATCGGATCTAGTTCTCTTTAATTCATTTGTTTGGATATGCTGGAGTGTCATCAGCATCAGTCAATCGCTCGTCTTTGTAGTTTGCTCATAAATGAGAAAAAGCAATTACTTTAAAGCAAAGTTAGTGATAGTATCTGAAGAAATTCTCCTAGAAAAAAAGACTATTGACTGTTCTTATATTCTCATGTTTTAAAGGCATGATTGTTAGATCATATTGCCAAAAGATGGATAGTTGACAAACACGAATATTTGCAATAAGTTGTCATCGTGGGAACCATAACTGATGTCTGCTGACACAAATGCTCGACTTTATTTCTGGTTTTAATTTGGATTTCTTTATTTCACTAACAGTTGTTGCTTCGTACAAGTTTATACCAATCTACTTTAGCAACAATAATAACAGTGTTAATTTATGGTTGATTCATTTTAGGAAAATGCCAGTCTGCTTCCcatcttttcttttattctcgcATGATCTGTTGGAGATTAGAATAACATGGTTAATACATTAtcttgtttttatatatatatttattttaacctaattcAATGAGGTACTGTATAGATACTCTCAATGAGCTGTTAGAAACTATCAGCATATTTCTTTAAGAGTTGAAGATGTTCGTTGCAGATTCTTCTGCTAGAGTTGAGAATCTGGTGATTATTGGCTCTGGTCCAGCTGGATATACAGCAGCTATCTATGCTGCTCGTGCAAATTTAAAGCCAGTTGTTTTTGAAGGATATCAAGTAGGTGGTGTTCCAGGAGGGCAGCTAATGACTACTACAGAAGTTGAAAACTTTCCAGGGTTTCCTGATGGAATAACTGGTCCTGATCTAATGGATAGGTATGAGCATCATGCTACATACTCAAAGCTTCCTGATTTTACACTAATCATTATTAATTTATGTTTGTGACCTTTCCTTTCCATCCATTGGTTCCTTTTTTTATTCCCAATAGTTAACAAGTTCTATGACTATGGCCATTTGAATATTATATCCTTActtgattatgtattttatacTGACGTAGAATGCGCCGGCAAGCTGAACGATGGGGTGCTGAACTTTTTCAAGAAGATGTCGAATTTCTTGATGTAAAGAGTAGTCCTTTCACTGTCCGCAGTAGCGAACATGAGGTGACGATCATTTTGTCTGCTTGATTTGTTCTGGCAGGATTTATATGCATGTTGCCTTCATTAGTTCAACTAGAAAAGTAATGTTATGGTGGCTAGTTTGCAACTGTTTCACCAATGATCCTATATCCTTGCATAAGAAATATGGAAGTCTGGAACTCTTAATTTGTGTATTTTCTCATTTATTAAATCTGCTTGTAATTTCAGTAAACGCTTTAACGAATAGCAAAATGGCAAATGATGAGTTGTAGAAGTAGCAGAGTCAAGCCCTAAAGACAGTAGTGGAATGTGATCCGCGAGATTGTGAAACCACTTTTTTCATTGTCCATCAGTCATCGTGTTTGTGCATAGATTCTGTAAGATAAATGAGTGATAAGAAGGTTACTGAGCAATTAAGTTATAACTTCATTCACGACACAAGTTTACTGTTAAAGCATTTGTGGCAGTAGTGGGTTTTTGTAAGCTAGTTTATTTGAAGGCAACCTTGCAATTTTTTCTGGTGCACATTATGGTATCCtgatgttaatttttttattctatgGTTCCCTTGCATAGATAGGATGCTAATGTTGCAACATCGCTGTTGTATTTCTTTTTCCTATAAGGTTGTGAGTTAATTCCGTTCTCTTGGTTATCATATACAGGTAAAATGCCACAGCCTTATCATAGCAACAGGAGCCAATGCTAAGAGACTGTGGTTGCCTCGTGAAGACGAATTTTGGAGTCGAGGGATCAGTGCTTGTGCAATATGTGATGGAGCATCTCCGTTGTTTAAGGGGCAAGATTTGGCGGTCGTTGGAGGTGGTGACACAGCTACTGAGGAGGCAATATACTTGACCAAATATGCTGGCCATGTACACTTGCTTGTTAGAAAAAACGAACTGCGGGCATCTAAAGCAATGCAGGACAGGTTTGTTTAAGTTTGTTTAACTATTTTGTTCTCCAAAGTTCAAAGTCTTTAGCTGTAGTCCTTGGACTTGTCTCTTGAACACAGATTTCTGTTTCTGGTCACGAGCTTAGCAAGTAACacaaatttaatttacctaacaTTTTGTCTTGAAACTTTCTAATATTGTATATTCTTTGCAATAATGGATGTCCAGTTTAATGAGCTTCAGTGTTCATCATTATCCAATTTTTATTTGTCAAATTTCTGTAACTTATTatcttaaaaaaattgaaattctgtatgctaataatttgaaattaacgAATTTTATACTTGTAGACTCAAGGGACTTTAATTAACTAGGCCGGATTGAGTAGTCTCTTTTCCTATTTTTACACACTTCCACAATGAGCCACTTGGCTTGAGTAGTGTGATTGCATTTTAGATTTGTGTGACTTCATTCAGGAATAAAATTTTTATCCATCCATAGTAAGCCTAGTACCTCACCATGGATAATTTTGAAGTTATCGATAGTAGCTTTTTTTTTTGAACATCCAGAAATTTGTTTGTAGTCGTCAAACAATGTAAGAAAGCAATCACAGAATTGTGCAGAAATGAACTTACAACTCAAATGTGTGAATGCTGGCGTATTTTACTTGAGAATAATGTTATCTGAAGGATATGACCTCTGTTTTATTTGAAGAAAGATGATTGTTTGGATGGAAATAATTTGTAGCGATTGGCTCTATGATGTGTAGTGAACCACGGGGATGGGATTAATTCAAGGTAGTCCAGATTGGTTCTATGATCTGTAGTGAACCACAGGGATGGGGTTATCCAGATTGGTTCTATGGTGTGTAGTGAACCACAGGGATGGGGTTGGTAATACAGATTGGTCAATACAAAGTGATTGAGCAAGGAAACAAGGATTGCTGGCTGGTGGCTGAAAAACACCCCACGCTAAACCAGTCTCCTGTGCTGACCAGCATCATTATTGTACTGATCAATAAATGATCAGCCAAGATTTTTAACTTTGACGCAGGCACTTTTTATTTTGTGGTACATGCATAATTCTAATAGTAATAGCAAGGGAAACAGAGGATAAATTGGAAACTCAAGTAATATGCTTCAAACACATCTGTGAAAGATTAGACTATGCTTGAAGGAAAGGCTGTTTAGTTGCTTTTATATGACCACCACCATTGTTGTGCCTCCCTATTTCACTAGTGTATGGTAAGGAAGATCAGCGGCTGTCTTCCAGAAACAAGGATGTGGTTGTGAAATATGAGGTCATAAAAAAATGTCATTTCACCTTGGATCAAATGTGGTCCGCTTTGATATGAGAACCCCAACCTGTTCTGTTTTACCTATGACTTCCTTATGTCAGAATATTATTGCCTACATTAAAAAAATACCTCTACTGATTTTAGTTAACAATAATTACTGAGAGTTATATTGTTAGATTTACTTGTAATTTCTAGGTTTGAAACACTCATTGTTAATTATTGTCTTACCCTGCATCTTATAACCTGTCAAATGGCATTCTAGTTATGCTGACTAGTCGATCAATGCTCATATGTCAATGAATTCAGTTAAGCCTATTCGATGGCTCTTCTACACATGCCTGTTGGTTGAGCATTGATAATGGTAAATATTCAACTCCCTGAACGTTTGTTTAACAGGTTGCTTATGGCGAATGTTTCACAGAGTACTCAACAATCCAAATATCACGCTGCACTACAATACTCAAGCTGTGGATGTCGTTAGCAATAGCAAAGGCCAGATGTCTGGAGTTCTAACAAAAAGAGTTGATACAGGCGAAGAATCAGTACTTGAGGTTAAAGGACTATTCTAT includes these proteins:
- the LOC122037399 gene encoding thioredoxin reductase NTRC-like; protein product: MDVFRVGMSPAFVSVASPSTASLYARQPLLFRVSAALPRCSSRHSGLNSSVGRRAGTPFAAALTASPAGDVTSAEDSSARVENLVIIGSGPAGYTAAIYAARANLKPVVFEGYQVGGVPGGQLMTTTEVENFPGFPDGITGPDLMDRMRRQAERWGAELFQEDVEFLDVKSSPFTVRSSEHEVKCHSLIIATGANAKRLWLPREDEFWSRGISACAICDGASPLFKGQDLAVVGGGDTATEEAIYLTKYAGHVHLLVRKNELRASKAMQDRVLNNPNITLHYNTQAVDVVSNSKGQMSGVLTKRVDTGEESVLEVKGLFYGIGHTPNSQLLEGQIELDHSGYIIVKEGTAKTSVQGVFAAGDVQDHEWRQAITAAGSGCIAALSVERYLVSNGLLVEFHQPVPEEVKKELTDKDVEMGFDITRTKHKGQYALRKLYHESPRLLCVLYTAPTCGPCRTLKPILSKVIDEFDLDVHLVEIDIEEDPEIAEAAGIMGTPCVQFFKNKEMIRTISGVKMKKEYREFIEANK